The stretch of DNA GATGGCACTCCTTGGACCCTCATGGCGCGCCAGGTATTGGAAGATTCCCGCTCGTTGGATGACGCCGTTGGCATTATCAACAACACTCGCCACACCATCGGCTACAACTACCTCGTCGCACACGGCGACCCAAGACACTTCGGGACCGAAGCCTTTGCGCCGCGAGCTGCCGCGTTCGAGACCAACTACGACTGTTGCGAGCTTTTCTACGATGACGATCCCAAAGAGCGCGCCGCGCGTTGGGTAAGCCCTTCCGGCGAAGAATTGAAATATGGCCTGCCTCTCAAAGAGGCCGTATTTCGCGCCGACACCGCATTTGGCGAAAAGACGCGCGCACTTCAGGCCGCCGACAACGGACCCGGCGAACCGGCCAATGACGGCGACCCCCGGAAAGGCAGTTCTTACGTGTCCTGTCATGTTCCCATGCACGACATGATCAAGGCCTACGAGACAGGTTCGGAGTATGTTTTCCCAATACGCGATACAAAAGTGATCGAAGCAGGCAGTCCCCGTAAAATCGGGCCTGACGAGGCCCTCAATATTGCGGCGACCGTTGCGCACAACACCGAGAAACTGCACCTCAACGATTGGAACGTGATGAGCGTCGTGTATGGCGCAACGGACCTGGACTTCTGGGTCGCCTACGAATCGCGCGACGAACAGGGAAACTGGAAAAATGCTCCCGATTCGGGATATTGGAAGTTGAACCTTCGCGAACTGTTAAACGATGGGTTGAAACAAGGATAGAGGATGCGGGTATGACACTCCTTGGTATTCTGTTGGCTATTGCTGGTGTGCTTGGGGTTGTTGGAGTCTTTATGGGAATCATACAGTCCACGGGGTTGATTGGCGACCCACGCCTTTGGGGCGGCGTCGCAGCCGCCGGAATCATACTCGCCATCTTTACGCGCCGTCCGCGCGATTGAGCGCAATGCCGCGCGACCGAGAGAAGTCGGAATATTTGTCCGCATAGAAAGCAGGGGGGAGTCTAATTATGGCTTGGATACTCGTGGCCGCGTCGTTGCTGGTCGCAGACGCCGATTTTTCCGCTCGCGTAGACACTGTCAGACAGTATGTCGCAACGCTTGATTCCATCGCCGTGCCGGCCGATCTTCAAGCCCAGCGCGATGCCAAAGTGGGGGAACTCAAAGCGCTCCTCGAAAAGGGCGCAAAGACAGAAGAGGAGTTTAATCAGCTCTATCTCAAGTTCGACGAAGTCCTCCTCTGGCTGTGGAAGAACGCCTCCGATGGGCCAACCAAAGCCCCCGGAACCTACACGGAATCCGCCGATTCCTGGACGGTGGACAACGGCGCCCTCGTGCTTACCGTTTCGCGAGCCGACCTCGGGATGACCGTAAAGACCCCCGCGACTCAGTGGCGGTTCCTCCCTTGTGATGCCAAGGATCTCCAGGTCAACGGAACCACCTTGAGCCTCAATGCCGCGGCTTCGAAGACGATGGCCGAATTCCGTACCGGCTACAGCCTCGGTATGCTGCTTACTCTCGCGGAATTCCCCGACGTCCCCGGTCTGGAACTCCGGCTGACCTTCAATCTTATTGGCAACGAAATCGTCTTTGAACTGACCGCCGTCGAAAACGGCATAAACGTCGGCTCCATCCGCTGGCCCAAAGCCATCGAAACGGGCAATACCCCCAACGATTTCGCCGTTATCCCTCACATGCAAGGCATGCTGCTCCCCGGTGACTGGAAACAGGATATCCATCAAGGCGACCTCGTGAATTCACGTTCCCTCTACATGCCCTGGTGGGGACAAATCCGCGATGGTCACGGCGTCCAGACTATCCTCGAGACCAGCGACGACGCCGGCGCCTTCTACAATCACCCGTCCGGTGGCCCCACGACAGTGGAGCCGCAATGGTATGCCAGTCTGGGCAAAGTCGCATATCTGCGCACGATTCGTTACGTGTTCGACGACGCCGCGACCTACGTTACCATGGCGAAACGCTATCGCCGCTACGCCATCGAAACCGGGAACTTCGTTTCGCTGAACGAAAAACGTACGCGCACGCCCAACGTGAACGAAGTCATCGGTCGCCCGGTGATTCACATCGGCTCGCTCTACCACTTCGTGCCCCAGGCTTCCCTCTTCAACAAAGGGAAGTACGAGCAAAACCACCAATACCAGTCATTTGATGCCCTCGCTAAAGGTCTGAAAGAACTCCACGATCGCGGCGTAACCGATGCCTACGTCCATCTCGACGGCTGGGGATGCTACGGCTATGACAGCGGCCATCCCGACACGACGCCCGTTGGCGCGCTGCAAGGAGGCCCGGAAGGTCTAAAACGGTTCGCGAACACCTGCGATACCATCGGGTACCTCTTTGCCGTCCACGATCAATACCGCGACTTCTATTTTAACGCGGCCTCGTTCGATGACCGCCTCGCGGCATATCGCGTCGACGGTTCCCGTGAGGAGGGTTCCACGTGGCCCGGCGGACCACAGACGATCCTCAGCGCCCGATTCGCCCCCGAATACGTCCGCCACAATCACGATTACTTCGTCGATCACGGCATCAAGGTGAAAGGCGCATATCTCGACGTATTCTCGGTGGTCCCCCTTGAGGAAAGCTCGGAGAAGGCCCATCCCATGACCCGCTCCGAATGCGCTCGATACCGCCGCATGTGTTTCGACCTCTTGCGCGCTCGCGGCTACGTCGTCAGCTCCGAAGAGCCGACCGACTATCTCGCAAAGAGCCTCGACCTCGTCCACCACGGCCCCTATGCCACGTTTCCCGGAATCGGCGGCGGCGGACCATCAGGCATCCCGATTCCCTTGTGGAACCTCGTTTACCACGACTCCGTTTTGCTTCCTTGGGACATGGGCGAAGATGGGGGATGGGGGATTCCCAAAGGGGACGCCGGACGTCTTCATTGCCTGCTGAATACCGGCTTGCCCTATCTTGGCTTGGGAGCAACCGACGAAGAGATTGCCCGCATGAAAGAAGCCTGCGAACTAAATACGAAATGCGCCACCCTGGAGATGACCAACCACGAATTCCTGGATGCTTCCTACCGGAAACAGCGCACCACCTTCGCTGATGGAACGTCCGTGACTGTCGACTTTGATGCCAAAACCTACTCCATCGAGTATCCAAACAAATGAGCCTTACCTACACCAATGACCTGATCCTGCGCGCCGCACGTGGAGAAAAGACACCCAGAACGCCCATTTGGATGATGCGGCAAGCGGGGCGCAGCGACCCCGAATACAACCGCCTCAAACGCGAATGCGGCATGGCTCTCGGCGAGATGTTCCGTCATCCGGAGCTTGCCGCGCGCGTCTCGCTTCTTCCAAAACGCATTGGCGTCGATGCGATCATCTACTTCCAGGATATCTTGACCCCGCTCGGCCCCATGGGGCGCGAGTTTGTCTTCGCCCCTGGGCCTCGAATCGACGCGCCTATCCGCGACGAAGCCGCCGTCGATAGCCTCCGCCTCTACGACGTTGTCCAGGAACTTCCGTTTATCCCTGAGACATTCAGGCTGATTCACGAGGAACTGCGCGGTGAACTGCCCGTTTTGGGCTTTGCCGGTGCACCCTTCACGCTCGCCGCGTTCCTTATCGAAGGAAAGAGCTTCGGCGCCAAAGCCGAGAATACCCACGCGTTCATGCGCGACAACGCTTCATGCATGCACAAGCTGCTCGACAAGCTGACCGTCATGACCATCGACTATCTGCGCATGCAGATTGACGCTCAAGCTGCCGCCGTCCAGCTCTTTGAATCAGGCGCCTACTTGCTGAACCAGGTCGAATACCGGGAATTCGCGTTACCCTATCAGCAACGCATCTTTGAGGCCTTGCGAGGCACCGTCCCCACCATCGCGTTCGCCCGCGAGTGGAACGATCTGAATACCCTCGCCGCCTCTGGCGCGGATATCATCAGCCTTCCCTCAAGCATTGGTATCGCGGAAGCGCGCGCCGCGCTTGGTCCATCACGTCCTATTCAAGGTAACGTCAGCAACCAACTCGTCGCCAAAGGTCCCAAAGACGCCATAACCGAGGCCGCTCAGTCCTGCGTGCTCGCGGGAAACCATCAAGGCCACATCTTCAACCTGGACCACGGTCTGCTCAGCGAGACTCCTTTTGAACACGTGACTCACCTCGTTGATGTTGTCAAAGCGACACGATGCGACAGCGCAGGGTAAACCGTAGCCCATGAGACTCTGTTGTGGCTGGGTCTCCTCTGTTGTGGCAGGGTCTCCTCTGCTGTGGCGGGGTCTCCTGACCCAGCCACTCTTAGCGACCGAAGGTCTCCCTTCGGTAGCACCGCGATCGCCGAACGCGGCGCAAGATAAACCGCAGACCGTGCGACCTGTTGTGGCAGGGTCTCCTGCCCCAGCCACTCTTAACGACTGAAAGGTCTCCCTTATCCCATGAAGTGTTCGCCCCGTACTTCAGCCAACCAATTGCAGTCGAGGCAGGCGCTGTCTACCAAGAACTGCTCACCCTACACCCCAAGTTGACCGCCGCGTCACCGGTTGATACGCTGATGTTTCAGTCCAACAACCCAAGCAAGGCGTTAGAACGATATTGGGAGCTCAAAACGATGAAACGGATCATTGCAACCCTGTCACTCATTCTGGCTGTGGCGATTCTCGGCGCGTGTCTCAATGGATGCAACACGTTTCGCGGAATCGGGAAAGACATTCAAGCCGGCGGGCGTGCCATTGAGCGTGCCGCGAACAAGTAATCCTGCTTCGTTTTACCGGAGCAAATCGGAATCCGCCTGAGCGCGTGATTCCTCGAACGGTTCAGTACGGACTGGGCAGCCGTGCGCGGCTGCCCAGGCGTTTTTGTCCGGTTTATGTTGGCCGCGCCTGATTTGCGTGTCTTTGGTACTTTGGGATAGCGTAGAAACAACACAAGAGACTGCCGGATGGGACACGGATATACACAGATAATACAGTCTGCTGCCCTGCGCATTGTTGAAGCTGCTATTGAATATACCGACGTCGACGATTTTGAGCAGCCGCTGCACTCTCTTGTCGCGGAACTTCCCTCAAGCATTGCCAACGAAACCGGCGTGGATGTCGCCAGTCTCAGGGACCACGGCGCCGACCCCGCAACGACCAGCCGGCTCTTACGGGCCGTCGAGGCCGAGACCATCAATGTCCTTCGCGAGAACTACGGAGAG from Candidatus Hydrogenedentota bacterium encodes:
- a CDS encoding uroporphyrinogen decarboxylase, producing MSLTYTNDLILRAARGEKTPRTPIWMMRQAGRSDPEYNRLKRECGMALGEMFRHPELAARVSLLPKRIGVDAIIYFQDILTPLGPMGREFVFAPGPRIDAPIRDEAAVDSLRLYDVVQELPFIPETFRLIHEELRGELPVLGFAGAPFTLAAFLIEGKSFGAKAENTHAFMRDNASCMHKLLDKLTVMTIDYLRMQIDAQAAAVQLFESGAYLLNQVEYREFALPYQQRIFEALRGTVPTIAFAREWNDLNTLAASGADIISLPSSIGIAEARAALGPSRPIQGNVSNQLVAKGPKDAITEAAQSCVLAGNHQGHIFNLDHGLLSETPFEHVTHLVDVVKATRCDSAG
- a CDS encoding entericidin A/B family lipoprotein yields the protein MKRIIATLSLILAVAILGACLNGCNTFRGIGKDIQAGGRAIERAANK